The following proteins are co-located in the Maridesulfovibrio ferrireducens genome:
- a CDS encoding YhcG family protein, whose protein sequence is MTLEKHEKNTPGKATENTAIKKVGFDDVVGLFEKTQSAMQSQVARSVDIALVVRNWLFGWYIVEFESGGAERADLYGKRLIESLSERLVKLGIKGMSPTNLRKFREFYQAYAKIQQTLSVTSLSSSEKIQQTESAKSQTSQTLSGMLPIDGVDTCNLWQTLSVSFNLSWSHYVVLLTIKSSDERKFYEIEAIENSWSLRELKRQINSSFYERLALSRDKEKVRELSEKGQLVSSPKDVLKSPYVLEFLGLEENFSYSEHDLETAIINKIEHFLLELGKGFLFEARQKRFTFDDDHFYVDLVFYNRLLRCYVVIDLKRERLTHQDLGQMQMYVNYFDRHVKLADEKPTIGILLCHSKSDGLVELTLPKESNIYASEYQLYLPSKEELKKQLEEAQQDWEAHHEVEI, encoded by the coding sequence TGATGTGGTTGGGCTGTTTGAGAAAACTCAATCCGCTATGCAGAGTCAGGTCGCGCGTTCCGTGGATATTGCGTTGGTCGTGCGCAATTGGTTGTTCGGCTGGTATATTGTGGAATTTGAAAGCGGTGGTGCAGAACGGGCTGATTTGTATGGAAAGAGATTGATTGAGTCTTTATCTGAAAGACTTGTTAAATTAGGTATTAAAGGTATGTCCCCTACCAATTTACGAAAATTCAGAGAATTTTATCAGGCCTATGCAAAGATTCAACAGACGCTGTCTGTTACATCTCTTAGCTCTTCAGAAAAGATTCAACAGACAGAGTCTGCCAAATCTCAAACATCCCAAACACTGTCTGGGATGTTGCCTATAGATGGGGTTGATACCTGTAATCTTTGGCAAACATTATCAGTGAGTTTCAATTTAAGCTGGTCCCACTATGTTGTGCTTTTAACTATTAAATCCAGCGATGAACGAAAATTTTATGAAATTGAAGCAATTGAAAATAGCTGGAGTCTCCGAGAGCTGAAGCGTCAAATCAATTCTAGTTTTTATGAGCGATTAGCTTTGAGCAGAGATAAAGAAAAAGTTAGAGAGCTTTCAGAAAAAGGCCAGCTTGTAAGCTCCCCTAAAGATGTTTTAAAAAGTCCATATGTGTTGGAATTTTTGGGGCTAGAAGAAAATTTTAGTTATTCCGAACATGATTTAGAAACGGCAATTATTAATAAGATCGAGCATTTTCTCTTAGAGCTGGGTAAAGGTTTCCTTTTTGAAGCCCGGCAGAAGAGGTTTACCTTTGATGACGATCACTTCTATGTGGATTTGGTGTTCTACAATCGCCTATTGCGTTGCTATGTCGTTATTGATTTGAAACGTGAAAGATTGACTCATCAAGACTTGGGACAGATGCAAATGTACGTGAATTATTTTGATCGCCATGTGAAGCTTGCTGATGAAAAACCAACTATTGGTATTTTGCTTTGTCATAGTAAGAGCGACGGATTAGTTGAACTAACCTTACCGAAAGAATCCAATATTTATGCATCCGAGTATCAGCTTTACCTTCCTTCCAAAGAGGAATTGAAGAAACAACTGGAAGAAGCACAGCAGGACTGGGAGGCTCATCATGAAGTTGAAATTTAA
- a CDS encoding type III restriction-modification system endonuclease, with protein sequence MKLKFKKQAYQTRAVDAVVNCFKGQPCTQGLNYRIDPGSALDVAAIGFKNDDLILNENQFLENIQAVQRLQNLPQSNSLTEFKTLNKNALKLDPAYTKKALAICKYHLDIEMETGTGKTYCYIKTIFEMNKRFGWTKFIIVVPSIAIREGVLKSFDITADHFQESYHKKAKFFIYDSKQLEKLESYSSDAGINVMVINVQAFNARGKDNRRIYEELDDFQSRKPIDVIKANKPILILDEPQKMGGEKTLDSLKEFAPLFVLRYSATHKAQHNRIHRLDALDAYNQKLVKKISVRGISVKGLPGTNAYLYLESIEISKQSPVARIEVEIKQNSGIKRSMQRLVKGSNLHDISGGLEQYKDFVIADIDAITDMVEFTNGHKLYAGEATGDVDEAMLRRIQIREAVKAHLEKEQVLFKQGIKVLTLFFIDEVAKYRLYTEAGHEGGEYAKVFEEEYADAVAELKCDLLIQDDYKQYLKETLVESTHKGYFSKDKKGKMVDALKASRSEKTESTDISAYDLILKDKERLLSFAEPTRFIFSHSALREGWDNPNVFVICTLKHSDNTISRRQEVGRGLRIAVNQFGERQDSPETVHQTNVLTVVASESYKDFVTALQKDISDSLSERPRVADEEYFTGKVLLVEGKDVEVTPQMAKQIYRYLLKNDYTDDNDNIAPEYHEAVKTGSVAALPVELQPFSDQIFQLINSVYSDTGLPQLENGRAPKTNSLNANFDKKEFKELWNRINRKAVYSVHFDSSELVDKCVNVLNETLQVAPLQYVIQKGEQIAEVSSNKIKSGESFKISETTTEQNTKSIHSAVKYDLIGKLSENAQLTRGTVANILGKIRKPVFDLFKVNPESFIAESTRLIREQKATAVIERLSYDTTSETHDMDIFTLGQSNQDFSKAGAPLKHHIYDYAITDSKIERDFVNELDTSKEVVVYAKLPNGFSIPTPVGNYNPDWAISFKEGAVKHVYFVAETKGSMSTMELREIEKTRIKCARKFFEEINRTITPKNVKYDVVNSYSKLMDVVGVR encoded by the coding sequence ATGAAGTTGAAATTTAAAAAACAGGCTTACCAGACGCGGGCAGTAGATGCGGTTGTGAACTGCTTTAAAGGGCAACCTTGCACACAAGGATTAAATTACCGTATTGATCCAGGAAGTGCTCTTGATGTAGCTGCGATAGGATTTAAAAATGATGATCTAATTTTAAATGAGAATCAGTTCCTAGAAAATATTCAAGCTGTTCAGCGTTTACAAAATTTGCCGCAGAGTAATTCTTTAACCGAGTTTAAAACCCTAAATAAAAATGCGTTAAAATTAGATCCTGCCTATACTAAAAAAGCTCTGGCCATTTGCAAATATCATTTAGATATCGAAATGGAAACCGGAACCGGAAAGACATACTGCTATATTAAAACCATTTTTGAGATGAATAAAAGGTTCGGCTGGACCAAATTTATTATAGTGGTTCCAAGTATTGCTATCCGTGAAGGCGTGCTCAAATCTTTTGATATCACAGCAGATCACTTTCAAGAAAGCTATCACAAAAAAGCTAAGTTCTTTATTTATGATTCTAAACAATTAGAGAAGCTTGAAAGTTATTCTTCAGATGCTGGAATTAATGTTATGGTTATTAATGTGCAGGCATTTAATGCTCGCGGAAAAGATAATCGCCGCATTTATGAAGAACTCGATGATTTTCAGAGTCGCAAACCTATTGATGTAATTAAAGCCAACAAGCCCATTTTAATCCTTGATGAACCTCAAAAGATGGGAGGGGAAAAGACTTTAGATTCACTTAAAGAGTTCGCTCCACTTTTTGTTCTCCGTTACTCCGCTACGCATAAGGCCCAGCACAATAGGATTCACCGTCTGGATGCTTTGGATGCTTATAATCAAAAGCTTGTAAAAAAGATTTCTGTCCGAGGTATATCTGTAAAAGGACTGCCTGGAACAAATGCCTATCTTTATTTGGAGTCGATTGAAATTTCCAAGCAAAGTCCTGTTGCCAGAATTGAAGTGGAGATAAAGCAAAACTCCGGAATTAAGCGGTCGATGCAGCGATTGGTCAAGGGAAGTAACCTCCATGATATTTCAGGCGGACTTGAGCAGTATAAGGATTTTGTTATAGCTGACATTGATGCCATTACAGATATGGTTGAATTCACAAACGGGCATAAATTGTATGCGGGAGAAGCGACTGGTGATGTTGATGAAGCAATGCTTCGTCGTATCCAGATAAGGGAAGCTGTCAAAGCCCATTTGGAAAAAGAGCAAGTTCTTTTCAAGCAAGGGATTAAGGTTCTAACGCTATTTTTTATCGATGAAGTCGCAAAGTACAGATTATATACTGAAGCAGGACATGAAGGAGGTGAATATGCAAAAGTTTTTGAAGAAGAGTACGCAGATGCGGTCGCTGAGTTAAAATGTGATTTGCTTATACAGGATGATTATAAACAATATCTCAAAGAAACTTTAGTTGAGAGCACTCATAAAGGCTATTTTTCTAAAGATAAGAAAGGAAAAATGGTTGATGCTTTGAAAGCATCGAGAAGTGAAAAAACTGAAAGTACAGACATAAGCGCATATGATTTAATTCTTAAGGATAAAGAAAGGCTTTTGTCTTTTGCAGAGCCAACGCGATTTATTTTTTCCCATTCTGCCCTTCGTGAAGGTTGGGATAATCCTAATGTTTTTGTAATCTGTACTCTTAAGCACAGCGATAATACTATTTCTCGTCGGCAAGAAGTCGGGCGCGGGCTTCGTATTGCTGTGAATCAGTTTGGAGAAAGACAGGATTCCCCAGAAACAGTCCACCAGACCAATGTCCTGACTGTTGTGGCTAGTGAAAGTTATAAAGATTTTGTAACGGCACTACAAAAAGATATTAGTGACTCTCTTTCGGAAAGACCGCGTGTTGCTGATGAAGAATATTTCACAGGAAAAGTATTATTGGTAGAAGGTAAAGATGTTGAAGTCACTCCTCAAATGGCCAAGCAGATATATAGATATCTTTTGAAAAATGATTATACCGATGACAATGATAATATAGCTCCAGAGTATCATGAGGCTGTAAAGACTGGAAGCGTAGCAGCCTTACCTGTTGAACTGCAGCCATTTAGCGATCAAATTTTCCAATTAATAAATAGTGTTTACAGTGATACAGGGTTGCCACAACTAGAAAATGGTCGAGCTCCTAAAACAAATTCTTTGAATGCTAATTTTGATAAAAAAGAGTTTAAAGAGCTTTGGAACAGGATTAACCGAAAAGCTGTGTATAGTGTCCATTTTGACAGCTCTGAATTGGTGGATAAGTGCGTAAATGTTTTGAATGAAACTCTACAGGTTGCTCCTTTGCAGTATGTCATTCAGAAGGGGGAGCAGATTGCGGAAGTTAGCTCTAATAAAATTAAATCAGGTGAAAGTTTTAAAATTAGTGAAACGACAACGGAGCAAAATACGAAGTCTATTCACTCTGCTGTAAAGTATGACTTGATTGGTAAACTCTCTGAAAATGCTCAACTGACCAGAGGAACTGTGGCAAATATTTTGGGCAAAATAAGAAAGCCAGTTTTTGATTTATTCAAAGTAAATCCTGAAAGTTTTATTGCGGAATCCACCCGACTCATCCGTGAACAGAAGGCAACCGCAGTTATTGAACGGTTAAGCTATGATACTACTTCTGAAACTCATGATATGGATATTTTTACTCTTGGACAAAGTAACCAGGATTTCAGTAAAGCCGGAGCTCCGCTTAAACATCATATTTATGATTACGCTATAACTGATTCTAAGATAGAGCGAGATTTTGTAAATGAGCTGGATACCAGCAAAGAAGTTGTTGTTTACGCAAAATTGCCCAATGGTTTTTCAATTCCAACCCCTGTAGGGAATTATAACCCAGACTGGGCTATTTCATTTAAGGAAGGGGCTGTAAAGCATGTCTACTTTGTGGCTGAAACGAAAGGTTCAATGTCTACTATGGAATTACGGGAAATAGAGAAAACAAGAATCAAATGCGCCCGCAAGTTTTTTGAGGAAATTAACCGGACAATTACTCCTAAAAACGTAAAATATGATGTCGTGAATAGTTACAGCAAGTTGATGGATGTAGTCGGGGTTAGGTGA